CTTTGCCCACCAAAACCGCTGACAATATTTGTGGATACGGGTCATATGAAATGCCGAATTATCGAAGGGTACGGGAGGGGAATACATATTTTTTCACGGTGGTTACGCACCAACGACAGCCGATTCTTTGTCTGGAGGAATCGAGAGCACTGTTACGTGACATCACCGCAAGGGTGCGCAATTCGCATCCTTTCATCATTGAAGCCTGGGTTTTGCTGCCGGAGCATATGCACTGCATTTGGCGTTTACCGGATGGAGACATCGATTATTCATTGCGTTGGGCGTTGATAAAGACTGAATTTACCAAGAGGATCCGATGTTGGCTGGACACCCCGAATCCAACCCCGTCTCGAAAGAAGCATAGAGAAGGTATGGTGTGGCAAAGGCGTTTTTGGGAACACATGATTC
The Desulfovibrionales bacterium DNA segment above includes these coding regions:
- a CDS encoding transposase, which encodes MPNYRRVREGNTYFFTVVTHQRQPILCLEESRALLRDITARVRNSHPFIIEAWVLLPEHMHCIWRLPDGDIDYSLRWALIKTEFTKRIRCWLDTPNPTPSRKKHREGMVWQRRFWEHMIRDDQDFSAHCDYIHYNPVKHRIVDAPKDWPYSTFHRYVEKEIYSPDWGATPVEIPIDVGRE